A window of the Oscillospiraceae bacterium NTUH-002-81 genome harbors these coding sequences:
- a CDS encoding DUF5348 domain-containing protein: protein MREGRLGYNSSSERYGILLSDLWIDTGLHCGECLQILLDGRWVQTRMEMDAERNWYLVGTPYRGDLEYIQARI, encoded by the coding sequence ATGAGAGAGGGAAGACTTGGTTACAACAGTAGTAGCGAAAGATATGGCATCTTGTTATCGGACTTATGGATTGATACCGGATTGCATTGTGGGGAATGCCTGCAGATTTTGCTGGATGGCAGATGGGTACAGACCCGGATGGAAATGGATGCTGAGCGGAACTGGTATCTGGTGGGCACACCGTATCGTGGTGACCTGGAATATATTCAGGCAAGGATATAA
- a CDS encoding AAA family ATPase, with translation MEVILDNRRDEPNLKLINMEQVEVEKIDWLLYPFIPFGKVTIVQGDPGEGKTTMVLQIIAKLTKGEAVLPSGSDEPALEAKTVDLEPVNVIYQTAEDGLGDTIKPRLLSAGADCSRVMVIDDNDQALTMMDARLEEAIIKTKARLVVLDPIQGFLGAAVDMHRANEIRPLMKRVAVLAEKYHCAIILIGHMNKNSNGKSSYRGLGSIDFQAAARSVLIVGRIKDEPEIRVVCHVKSSLAPEGKSIAFRLDKDTGFEWIGEYDISADDLLSGDNRGQKIHEAKEFLKEILVSGSVAQTKVAEEAESRGIKKKTLWNAKKELEIESVKIGNQWFWMLPE, from the coding sequence ATGGAGGTAATTTTGGATAACAGAAGAGATGAACCGAATTTAAAACTGATAAATATGGAACAGGTAGAGGTAGAAAAAATAGATTGGCTGCTTTATCCCTTTATTCCCTTTGGGAAAGTTACGATCGTGCAGGGAGATCCCGGTGAGGGCAAGACCACAATGGTACTGCAGATTATTGCAAAGCTGACAAAAGGCGAGGCAGTATTACCATCGGGCAGTGATGAACCAGCCTTGGAGGCAAAAACAGTGGATCTGGAGCCGGTAAATGTAATTTATCAGACTGCAGAGGATGGATTGGGCGATACCATTAAGCCCCGACTTCTTTCAGCAGGTGCAGACTGTTCCAGAGTGATGGTAATTGATGATAACGATCAGGCGTTGACTATGATGGATGCCAGATTAGAAGAAGCTATCATAAAGACAAAAGCACGCCTTGTAGTTTTAGACCCGATACAGGGTTTTCTGGGGGCTGCTGTAGATATGCACAGGGCAAATGAAATTCGCCCCTTGATGAAGCGTGTAGCGGTGCTTGCTGAGAAATATCATTGTGCGATTATTTTGATTGGTCATATGAACAAAAACAGTAATGGGAAATCGTCATACCGTGGACTTGGCTCTATTGATTTTCAAGCGGCAGCCAGAAGCGTACTGATTGTCGGAAGGATCAAGGATGAACCAGAAATTCGTGTGGTGTGTCATGTGAAAAGTTCCCTTGCACCGGAAGGAAAATCCATTGCATTTCGTTTGGATAAAGATACTGGATTTGAATGGATTGGGGAATATGACATCAGTGCAGATGATTTGTTAAGCGGAGACAACCGGGGGCAGAAAATTCACGAAGCAAAGGAATTTTTAAAGGAAATTTTGGTATCCGGTTCTGTAGCCCAGACAAAGGTGGCAGAAGAAGCAGAAAGTCGGGGGATTAAAAAGAAAACACTATGGAATGCGAAGAAGGAACTGGAAATTGAGTCTGTGAAGATTGGTAATCAGTGGTTCTGGATGTTGCCTGAATAG
- a CDS encoding MGMT family protein: MANEDKKDFNAMLQDNKDMPKFQIITDVKSIEKYGGNKMYFAPPIAYDEVMKKIPYGKVITVGKIREFFAKENDADFTEPITAGIFVSIAAWASHQRLKDKTPYWRTLKANGELNEKYPGGIQAQKVRLEAEGHIILQKGRKNIRYYVKDYENFLFEMD; the protein is encoded by the coding sequence ATGGCTAATGAAGATAAGAAGGATTTTAATGCAATGCTGCAGGATAATAAAGATATGCCAAAGTTTCAGATAATCACGGATGTAAAGAGCATTGAAAAATATGGTGGAAACAAAATGTACTTTGCACCGCCCATTGCTTATGATGAAGTGATGAAAAAAATTCCATATGGTAAAGTGATTACAGTTGGAAAGATAAGAGAATTTTTTGCAAAAGAGAATGATGCAGATTTTACAGAACCTATAACTGCCGGAATTTTTGTATCTATTGCTGCCTGGGCAAGCCATCAGAGATTGAAAGATAAAACTCCTTACTGGAGAACGCTGAAAGCAAATGGTGAATTGAATGAAAAGTATCCCGGAGGTATCCAGGCACAGAAAGTAAGACTGGAAGCAGAGGGACATATCATTCTTCAAAAAGGCCGGAAAAATATCAGATATTACGTAAAAGATTACGAAAATTTTTTGTTTGAAATGGATTAA
- a CDS encoding complexin-2, which yields MKNVQVPQQLFMKLLRYHLLDDDSCADDVKKGLEQKMNTMVERELYTKSKTAPTEEEREKARQEYLDRRGIQADFRW from the coding sequence ATGAAAAATGTACAAGTACCGCAGCAATTATTTATGAAACTGCTCCGATATCATCTGCTTGATGATGATAGTTGTGCCGATGATGTGAAAAAAGGATTGGAGCAGAAAATGAACACTATGGTGGAACGTGAATTATATACGAAATCAAAAACCGCTCCAACAGAGGAAGAACGGGAAAAAGCTCGCCAGGAGTATCTGGACAGGCGAGGAATACAGGCTGACTTTCGATGGTAA
- a CDS encoding tyrosine-type recombinase/integrase: MYEEIFNQIRSAANKRNLKDSTIHAYCTSVAHFLNHTAKDIDALTTDDVDTFLTEKKLSGISPETYNHYHSGIRFFYKKVLKMNWDDDDIPRMKRDRKLPAVLTKAEISAILDATPNLKHKAMIATMYSGGLRVSEVTHLHYDDISRTNKTIHIRDGKSRSDRYTLLADRTLEILTEYWFQCGRPRGILFPSSWTGDYLTKDSVIQFFRESAERAGIQKHVSTHCLRHSFASHLFESGCDIKYIQALLGHRDPKSTEIYLHVSNKTLLGIKSPFDEMGGE, translated from the coding sequence ATGTACGAAGAAATTTTTAATCAGATTAGATCTGCTGCGAATAAACGGAATCTCAAGGATTCCACAATTCATGCATACTGTACCAGTGTTGCTCATTTTTTGAACCACACAGCCAAGGATATAGATGCATTAACAACTGACGATGTTGATACATTCCTAACTGAAAAGAAACTTTCCGGGATTTCACCAGAAACATACAATCACTACCATTCAGGAATCCGCTTCTTTTACAAAAAAGTATTGAAGATGAATTGGGATGATGATGACATACCTCGTATGAAAAGGGACAGAAAGTTACCAGCGGTGCTTACAAAAGCAGAAATATCAGCTATTCTTGATGCTACACCAAATCTGAAGCATAAAGCTATGATCGCTACTATGTATTCAGGTGGACTTCGTGTTTCAGAAGTCACACACCTTCATTATGATGATATTTCACGCACGAACAAAACCATACACATCCGCGATGGAAAAAGCCGATCTGACCGTTATACTTTGCTTGCAGACCGGACGCTTGAAATATTGACAGAATACTGGTTTCAATGTGGCAGGCCAAGAGGGATTCTGTTCCCAAGTTCATGGACAGGGGATTATCTTACAAAAGATAGTGTCATTCAATTTTTTCGTGAAAGCGCCGAAAGAGCAGGCATTCAAAAACACGTCTCCACACATTGTTTGCGTCATAGTTTTGCAAGTCATCTGTTTGAGTCAGGCTGCGATATAAAATATATTCAGGCTCTTTTGGGACATCGTGATCCAAAATCAACAGAGATTTATCTGCATGTAAGCAATAAAACTCTGCTTGGTATTAAAAGCCCATTTGATGAGATGGGTGGTGAATGA
- a CDS encoding plasmid recombination protein, which produces MMKRTISGMTGTGSLAHNRRDFIAENVNQNRVYLNICYRDENLKDVYKELFDESVERYNVGKRNDRKITNYYDKIQHGKQEKLFHEVIFQIGNNKDMAAGTPEGDLAVKVLDEYMQDFQRRNPTLRVFCCYLHQDEATPHLHIDFVPYVTGWKGKGMDTRVSLKQALKSLGFQGGAKHDTELNQWINHEKEVLAEIMERHEIEWEQRGTHEEHLDVYNFKKKERAKEVKELEQKIENLTADVEATESDIKALNQEKADAEKARDQVRESKEQADKELKHMEKQRNQLQPIINSIDKELKNSGQIKLVLPEVGALELASTYRNKKIKPLFAKMKNYIAGLSAKVIELSREAEKWRDKYQQLKKDYDDLEKDADKVADMCNQLCDDVDKLEVISDKYKRALRIFGSDTIESAIWRDIQKEKALEEQKRKEQMPRKLSDRLQWGRERSQEHNMQQKKNKIKHKEMEL; this is translated from the coding sequence ATGATGAAAAGAACAATCAGCGGTATGACAGGAACAGGTTCTCTTGCGCATAACAGAAGGGATTTTATTGCAGAAAATGTTAATCAGAACAGAGTATATCTGAACATTTGTTACCGGGATGAAAATCTGAAGGATGTTTACAAAGAACTGTTTGATGAATCGGTAGAACGGTATAATGTCGGGAAAAGAAATGATCGGAAGATTACGAATTATTATGATAAGATTCAGCATGGAAAGCAGGAGAAGTTGTTCCATGAAGTAATTTTCCAGATTGGAAATAATAAAGATATGGCTGCCGGGACACCAGAGGGAGATCTTGCGGTGAAAGTATTGGATGAATATATGCAGGATTTCCAGAGACGAAATCCAACACTCCGGGTATTTTGCTGCTATCTGCATCAGGACGAAGCTACCCCACATCTACATATTGATTTTGTACCTTATGTGACCGGATGGAAGGGAAAAGGAATGGATACAAGAGTCTCGTTGAAACAGGCGTTGAAAAGCCTTGGATTTCAAGGCGGTGCCAAGCATGATACAGAATTGAATCAATGGATCAATCATGAAAAAGAAGTTCTGGCAGAGATTATGGAGCGGCATGAAATCGAATGGGAGCAGAGAGGAACTCATGAAGAACATCTGGATGTGTATAATTTTAAGAAGAAGGAACGTGCAAAAGAAGTAAAGGAGCTGGAGCAGAAAATAGAAAATTTGACAGCAGATGTAGAAGCGACAGAATCAGATATAAAGGCGCTTAATCAGGAAAAAGCTGATGCAGAAAAAGCCAGAGATCAAGTCAGGGAAAGCAAAGAACAGGCGGACAAAGAACTGAAGCATATGGAGAAGCAACGGAATCAGTTACAGCCAATCATAAATAGTATTGATAAGGAATTAAAGAATTCCGGGCAAATTAAATTAGTGTTGCCAGAAGTCGGGGCACTGGAACTGGCGTCTACATACCGCAATAAAAAGATTAAACCTCTGTTCGCTAAGATGAAGAATTATATTGCAGGATTATCTGCAAAGGTGATAGAACTTTCCAGAGAAGCAGAAAAATGGAGAGATAAATATCAGCAGTTGAAGAAAGATTATGATGATCTAGAAAAGGATGCTGATAAGGTGGCGGATATGTGCAATCAGTTGTGTGATGATGTAGATAAGCTGGAAGTAATATCAGATAAATATAAAAGAGCACTACGGATATTTGGCAGTGATACTATAGAGTCGGCAATTTGGCGTGATATTCAGAAGGAAAAAGCACTGGAAGAACAAAAACGAAAAGAGCAGATGCCGAGAAAACTGAGTGACAGGCTGCAATGGGGCAGAGAAAGAAGCCAGGAGCACAATATGCAGCAGAAGAAAAATAAAATCAAACACAAAGAAATGGAGTTGTGA